The window ATCACGCCCGGCCTGCCCGAGGCGGTGGCGACGGCGCTCGCGGCCTCTGGCCTGCCGGCCGCGCGGCTGGAGCTGGAGATCACCGAATCGGTGCGGCTGATCGACAACGACACCAACCTCGCCGTGCTGCATGCCTTCCGCGACGCCGGCATCCAGGTCGCGCTCGACGACTTCGGCACCGGCTTCGCCTCGCTGAGCTACCTGCGCGCTTTCCCGTTCAGCAAGATCAAGGTCGACCGCTCCTTCGTGGCCGGCATCGGCCGCGACGAGGGTTGCCTCGCCATCCTGCGGGCCACGACGCGCCTCGCCCGCGACCTCGGCATGGACACGATCGCGGAAGGGATCGAGACGCCGCTGCAGTTCCTCCAGCTCCGGGGGCTCGGCTGCGCGGAAGGGCAGGGCTACCTGTTCGGCCGCCCGATGCCGGCCGGCGAGGTCCCGGCGCTGCTCAAGGCCGAGCCGCGGCGGGTGGGGTGAGGGTGGGGCGCCCTTGACGGCGGCGCGCTTCCGGCGCCAGGCACGCCGGGAGCGCCTCCGGCGCGCCAGTCGGGAGTGACGCATTGACCGGTGTTCTCGAACGCTACCGCGCCCGCGTGGCGCGGGGCGAGCTACAGCCCGACGCCGCCCAGGAGGCCGTGGCGGCCCGGCTCGACGCCCTCGTGGCGGACCTCGCGGCGGGCGGCGCCGGAAGACCCTCGCTGCTCGGCCGCCTGTTCGGCGCGAAGCCCGAAGAAGCGCCGCGCGGCCTCTACGTCGTGGGCGACGTCGGGCGCGGCAAGACCATGCTGATGGACCTGTTCCACGACGCGGCCGCGGTGGAGCCCAAGCAGCGCGTGCACTTCCACGCCTTCATGGCCGACGTCCACGCCCGCATCCACGCCTGGCGGCAGGCGAGGAAGCGGGGCGAGGCCCGCGGCGACGACCCGATCCCGCCCGTCGCCGCGGCCATCGCGGCGGAAGCGCGGCTCCTGTGCTTCGACGAGTTCGCCGTCACCGACATCGCCGACGCCATGATCCTCGGCCGGCTGTTCACCGCGCTCTTCGCCGACCGCGTCGTCGTGGTGGCGACCTCCAACGTCGAGCCCGAGGACCTGTACCGCGACGGGCTGAACCGAACGCTGTTCCTGCCCTTCATCGCGCAGCTCCAGCAGAAGATGGACACGATGCGCCTCGATGCGGCGCGGGACTTCCGCTACGCCAAGCTGACCGAGGCCGCGACCTGGTTCGTGCCCGCCGACGCGGAAGCGCGGGCGGCGCTCGACCGCGCCTTCCTGAGCCTCACGGGGCAGGCGCGCGGCGCCCCCGAGCGGGTGCCGCTGCTCGGGCGCGAGATCGCCGTGCCGGAGGCGGTGGGCGACGTCGCGCGCTTCCCCTTCGCGGCTCTGGTCGAGGCGCCGCTCGGCTCCGTCGACTTCCTGGCGCTGGCGCGCCGCTACGGCACCGTGATGGTCGACGGCATCCGCGTGATGCGCCCGGCCGAGCGCAACGTGGTCAAGCGCTTCATCAACCTCGTCGACACGCTCTACGACGAGCAGGTCAAGCTCGTCGCCTCGGCCGAGGCCGAGCCGGACGCCCTCTACGACGCGCCGGACGGGCGCGAGGTGTTCGAGTTCCGCCGCACCGTGTCGCGCCTCGTCGAGATGCGCTCGGAGCAGTATCTGGCGCTGCCGCACGGCCACGGAAAGCCGTCGGGCGACATGGGCGGGCTCGCGGACACGTGAGGCGAGCCGACCCGCCTCATTGATACGCCGCCTTGAGGTCCAGCGTGCCCCGCCGCCCCACGCCCTCGTAGTTCTGCGCGAGCCAGTCCGTTGCGGCGCTGCGGCCGTGGTCGCGCAGCTCGACGATCTTGCGCCAGCGGGCGTCGAGCCGGGTCGAGGCCGCGTGGTCGTCGAGCTCGCCCGTGCCGTCGATGCGGTGCACCAGCACGGGCTCGAACGTCGCCCGGTCGAGCTGGCCTTCCGCGATCAGGCCGTCAACGAAGTCGATGGCGCGCAGCTCGCGCATCAGGTTGGCGTTGAAGCTGATCTCGCTGAGCCGGTCCTGGATCGCCTCGCTCGTGCGCGGCGTTTCGCGCCGCTCGACCGGGTTGATCTGCACGAGCAGGATGTCGCGCGTGCGGGCGCCGCGGTGCAGCGGGTAGAGCGCCGGGTTGCCGAGGTAGCCGCCGTCCCAGTGCGGCACGCCGTCGATCTCCACGGCCTTGAACACGGTCGGCAGGCAGGCCGAGGCCATCACGTGGTCGATCGTGAGGTCCGCCCGCTCGAAGACCGCGAGCTTGCCGGTCCACACGTTGGTGGCCGACACGAAGAGCGCGGCCGTGTCGGCGGCCCGCAGCCGGTCGAAGTCGACCGACTCGGCCAGCGCCGCGCGCAGCGGGTTCACCTCCACCGGCATCGCGTAGGGCGAGGGCGACAGCGCCTTGGCCCAGAAGTCGAGAAAGGGATTGGCGGCCAGGAGCCCGATCCAGCCGTCGACGAAGCCGCGCTGGGCGGGGCGCATCTCGCCGTCGAGGCTGGCGCGTCGCCAGAAGCGCTCCAGCGCCGCGCGGGCGCCGTCGGGCCCGCCCGCGAGCCAGCCGTCGACCAGCACCACGCCGTTCATCGCGCCGGCGCTGGCCCCCGTCACGGCCTCGAAGCCGAGCCGCCCGTCCTCGATCAGCGCGTCGAGCACGCCCCAGGTGAAGGCGCCGTGCGAGCCGCCGCCCTGCAGCGCCAGCGACACGCCCTTCTCGGCCCGCGGCCCGAACAGCCCCGGCCGGCCCGACGCGAGGGAGCCGGTCGAGGGCACGGCCGTCGCGATGTTGTGGGCGTCGGGGGCGGGAAACTGGTCCACGGCGATCTCGGGTCTATGTTGCGTCGCAACATGAACGCGCGCGGCCGTCCCCGGTTCAACGGGGCTGGGCGATGCCGATGTTGCGGAGGAACACCGGCCAGTCGTCGCACCTCAGCGCGCCGCCGCTCGCCTGCTCGTGGCCGCCGCCGTAGTTCTCGTCGGCGCCGGGGGGCGCCACCTCGCGCAGGAGCGCGATGAGGTTGCGGGGCAGGGCGGTGCGGGCCGCGAAATGCACCCAGCCGGGCCGGTAGCCGTGGTTGGCCGCCAGCACCACCTTGTCCTTGAGCCGCATGCGCCACTGCTGCGCGATGAGCGGGTGGATCTGGCAGCCCGAGTCCATCTCGATCAGGGCGAAGTCGCCGGTGATCCTGGGCGCGATCTTCTTGGCCGCGTCGGTGGCGGCCTTCACCTCCTCGCGCGCGGCCCGGAGCGCGTCGAGGCCGGGGTGGCGGCCGCTCAGCATGTCCTTCGGGCTGTCCGCCGCGAGCAGCAGGTCGAGCGCCGGCCCGTAGTCGCCGGTGGCGGTGCGGCGGGGCGCGTTGATCAGCGACACCGCGTCCCGGATGGCCGTGGCGGTGTAGAGCTTCTTGGCCGCGGCGAGCTCGGGGAAGGGCGCCTTGTCGCCGAGGTCGCCGACGAGGCCCACGGCGCAGAGCCACAGGAGATCCTCGGCCGGGCCGAGCGCCGCGGCGCAGCGGTAGGCCATGAGGCTGGTCGTCGGCACGGGGTCCTCGCGGTAGCCGGACAGCACCGTGACGGCGCCGGCGCTCTCGGCGGCCCCGCGCGGCACGTGGTGGTCGACCACGACCGTGGGCACGCCGGGCAGCACGGCCTCGGCCCGCGTGCCGAGGTCGCCCACCACGAATCCCGCGACGTCGCGGCCCGCGAACTCGGCCCGCACCTCGTCCGACCACGCGCTCTCGCCGCGGCCGATCACGCGCACCGTGCTGTCGCGCCCCGCGCGGGCCAGCGCGTGGCTGAACAGGGCGCCGGCCGACAGGCCATCGGCGTCGTTGTGGCACAGCACCGCCACGGGCTTGCCGGGGGCGAAGCCCCCGAGCGCCGCCTTGAAGATCTCGCCCGTGTCCGTCGCCATCCGCGCCTCCGTCGGGCGGCAACGGCGGCGGGCCGGCGGCGTTCCCGCGCGGATCGCCTCACGGGCCGCGCGGACCTTCCGTTCGGCGAAGGGGTTGGCAGGGCATCGCGGACGGGAGGACGGGCGATGGGGCAGAAGGACGGCGGGCTCGGGCCCGCGGCGGCGGGCGCGGTCGCGCTCGGCACGGTGGTGGGCGCGTCGCTGGTCGGCGGCCGGTCGAGCCCGACGCCGGACCACCCGCGCACCCGGCGCTGGTACAAGGACCTCGAGAAGCCCGGCTTCACCCCGCCGGCGGCGGTCTACGGCGTGGCCTGGACGGCCATCCAGGCGGGCCTCGCCGTCGGCGGCTACCGGCTCCTGCGCCGCGCCCCGTCCCGCCAGCGGACGATCGCCCTGTCGCTGTGGGGCGTCAACCAGGCCGCCATCGCGGGCTGGAGCGAGGTGTTCTTCGGGCACCGCGCGCCCGGCGCCGGCACGCTCGCGGCGGGCGCGATGATCGGCACGGCGGCCGGATACGTCGCGGCGGCGGCCCGCGAGGACGACGCGGCCGCGGCCCTCGGCGTGCCGCTGGTGGCCTGGGTAAGCTTCGCGACCCTGCTGGCCGAGGAGATCTGGCGCCGCAACGACCCTGCCTGATCGCGCCGCTCCGCCCTTGCGTTTTGGCCGCGCCCGTCGCTCATGCGGGCGACGAGGCGGGAGAACGGGCGATGCGGCGGGCCACGGTGGAGCGCAAGACCAACGAGACGGCGATCCGCGTCGCGGTGGACCTCGACGGCACAGGCGCCGCGAAGATCCGCACCGGCGTCGGCTTCTTCGACCACATGCTCGACCAGATCGCCCGCCACGCGCTGTTCGACCTCGAGGTCGAGGCGCAGGGCGACCTCCACATCGACGACCACCACACGGTGGAGGACACCGGCATCGCGCTCGGCCAGGCGATCCGGCAGGCCCTCGGCGACAAGCGCGGCATCGTCCGCTACGCCGACTGCCACCTCGCCATGGACGAGTGCCTGACCCGCGTGGCGCTGGACTTCTCGGGCCGGCCCTTCCTGGTGTTCCGGACGGAATTCCACACCGGCAAGATCGGCACCTTCGACACCCAGCTCGTGCGCGAGTTCTTCCAGGCGCTGGCGATGCACGCGGACCTCACGCTGCACGTCGAGACGCTCTACGGGCTCAACGACCACCACATGGTGGAAAGCTGCTTCAAGGGTGTGGCGCGGGCGATGCGCCAGGCCGTGTCGATCGACGAGCGCACCCGCGACCGCATCCCCTCCACCAAGGGCACGCTGGGAGGGTGAGACCGCCGGCTCCGGGCGACGTCAGTCACTGCCGTGCTGCTCCACGTAGGCCCGCAGGGCGCTGTTGACGCCGGTCTGGTAGCCCTTGCCCTCGGGCGCGCGGGCCTTGAACCAGGCGACGAGGTCGGCGTCGAGGCGCAGCGTCAGCTGCTGCTTGACGGGGCGGAAGAACAGGCCGCGCCTAGCGCCGCTCCAGTCCCGCTGCTCCGGGATGTCGCGCGTGTCGATCTCCTCCTCCGGAAGGCTTGCCAGCCTTTCCAACTCCCCGGCCTGTTCCGGGGTGAGGTGCTCAGAACCGTCCCTCCTCAGAGGCTCTCCTTTCATGTGACGTCGCCTTTCGGGCGCTGATGATGTGGCCCGTCTCGTCCCCCGTCGAACGATCGAGCCTCGGCTCGGTGTGGACGACGAAGAGCGTCGCGGGACCGATGGCTCCGATGGTCTGCCAGCGATCGCCGTCGGGATGGGGATCCGGGCGGCTCGCCGCGAGCGGGTCGGCGAAGACGAGACGGGCCGTCTCGAAGGACAGCCCATGAGCGCGCCTGTTCGCGCGGTCCTTCGCGACCGACCAGACTCAGAGCATCGGGCTAGCCCGGAAATGTGGCTACGGAGGGTGGTTACGACGGCGAGACTTCACAAGCTCGTGCGGCGTCGTGCGGTCGATCGAAGCCCGCATGGTGCCCTGAGACTCCACCGTCGTTTGCTGTAGGAAGGGCGGGGCTCCGCCCCGGAAACCCTGCCCGCAGGCTTCCGATTCCGAACCGGCGTGAGTCGGCGACAGCCGACGCACGTGATCTCCGCGAAGGGCCGGCACCCTTCGATCCCGCTCCTCGCGCGAGGCCCCATGAGCGATCCCATCCTGGTCACCGGCGCGTCGGGCTTCGTCGGCTCGGCGGTGGCGCGCGCTCTGCTGGCGGAAGGGGAGCGCGTGCGCGTGCTCCTGCGCCCGACGAGCCCCCGCACCAACGTCGCCGGCCTCGACGTCGAGATCGCGGAAGGCGATATCCGCGACCGCGCCTCCGTGGCGCGCGCGCTCCAAGGCTGCCGCCACCTGTTCCATGTCGCCGCCGACTACCGGCTCTGGGCGCCGGACCCGGAGGACATCGTCCGCGCCAACCTCGACGGCACCCGCGCCGTGATGGAGGCCGCGCGCGACGCGAAGCTGGAGCGCGTCGTCTACACCTCCTCGGTCGCGACGCTGAAGCTCCGGCTCGACGGCGTGCCGGTCGACGAGACGGCCCCCAACGACCCCGAGACCACCATCGGGGCCTACAAGAAGTCCAAGGTCCTGGCCGAGCGGCTGGTGGAGTCCATGGTGGCGGAGGGGCTGCCGGCCGTGATGGTGCTGCCGTCGACGCCGATCGGGCCGCGCGACGTCAAGCCGACGCCGACGGGGCGCATCGTGGTCGAGGCCGCCAACGGCAAGATGCCGGCCTACATCGACACGGGGCTCAACCTCGTCCACGTCGACGACGTGGCGCGGGGACACCTGCTGGCCTGGAAGAAGGGGCGGATCGGCGAGCGCTACATCCTCGGCGGGCAGGACGTGACCCTCGGCGAGATGCTGCGCACCATCGCGGGCCTCGTCGGGCGGAAGCCGCCCACCGTGGAGCTGCCGCGCGGGCCCATCTTCCCGCTGGCCTACGCGGCCGAGGTCGTGGCCCGCTTCACGGGGCGCGAGCCCTTCGCCACCGTCGACGCGCTGCGCATGGCGAAGTACCGCATGTTCTTCTCCTCCGCCAAGGCGGAGGCCGAACTGGGCTATTCCGCGCGGCCCTGCGCCGAAGCGCTGGCCGACGCGGTGCGATGGTTCCGGGAGGCGGGCACCATCGGGCCGAAGGGCGCGTGAGGGGCGGCGCCCGTCCTCCTCCGCGAAGCGGGTTGCCGTATTCACATGTCTCGGCGACCGGGAGGTCCTGCCCTTCTCCCCTCCGGGGAGAAGGTGGCGCGCAGCGCCGGATGAGGGGTTGCGGGCCGCCCCCGAGCCCCTCATCCGCCCTGCCGGGCACCTTCTCCCCGACGGGGAGAAGGGCGCTGACGTCAATGCTCCGAGACGTGTAAATTCGGTGGGCGGAGCGGGGCGGGGCGGTCGCGACCGGGTCGACTCGCCTCACACCGCGTGGGCGGCGAGCAGCTTCTCGATCTCCGGGATCGGGTGGTGGGTGTAGTCCTTGGGGATCTCGCACACGACGCGCTTCTGCGCTTCCGCGCTGAGGTCCTTGCGGATCTCGGCCAGGCACTTCGGCGGCGCCACGATCACGATCTCCTTGAAGCCGTTCTCGTGGGCGGAAGCGTTGATGCGCTTCGCCACATGGGCGGCGAAGCGGTCCTCCTCCACCTGGTGGAAGTCGGTGCCGCCCATGGCGGTGCCGCGCGGCCCGGCGTGGGAGTGGCCCCGGCCCGGCGCGTCCGAGCCCTGGTCGCGGGTGGCGGGGTTGGTCTGCTGCTCGACGTCGAGGCGGCGGAGGTTGAGGATCTCGTGGTCGCCGTCGTTGTGGAGGAACAGGGCCTTCTTGCCGTCGCCGACCAGAACCCAGGCGCCATAGTGAACCTTGAGCGTCGCCATCAGGGCCAAACTTTCTCGATGGGGCGTCGGGCCTTGCGCCGAAACCCCGAGGGCCCCCGCGCCGCCTCCCGCCGTTGCGGGTGAGGCTCCAACGGCGTGCCCAGCGGATTGTTCAGCCCCGCCCGCTCAGGGGCGGCGCGCGCCCACCGCCCCCGAGGCGGCCTCCGAGGCGCCGGGCGCGAGCTCGCACCACAGCACCCGCGCGGCGTCGACCGGCCCCGGCATCAGGAGCCGGCCCGCGGGGGCGCGGGTGAAGCCGAAGCGGCGGTAGTAGGGCTCGTCGCCCACCAGCATGACGAGGCCGTGGCCGGCGGCCCGCGCCGCCGCCAGCGAGCGCACCACCAGCCCCGCCGCGATGCCGCGGCCGCGGAACGCGGGATCCACGGTCAGCGGCCCCAGCATCAGGGCGGGCGCTTCCCCGATGCGGATCGGCGTCATCCGGTTGGCGCCGACCAGCAGCGTCGAAACGCGGGCCACGAAGCACAGGTCCCAATCCGGCTCGGCGACCTCGCGCAGGCGATAGGCCGTGCGGGCGAAGCGCCCCGGCCCGAAGGCGCGCTCGGCCAGGCGCTCCACCGCGGCGGCGTCGGCCGCGGCTTCGGGCATCACGACGACGGACAGGCTCAGGGAGGATTCGGTCATCGCGGCGTTCGGGGGAGCGTGGGCTGGAGCGTTCATCGCGCGATCATACAGCGCGGTGCCGACCCGTCGAGGATCACCAGTCCGCCGTGGGCTCCCGCGCCTCGAACATCTCGGCCAGGCGCGCGCGCGTGGCCGCGGTGGTGCCGTCGGGCAGGCGGGCGCGCGGGAAGAAGCCCGCTTCCAGGATCTCCCAGTCCGCTTCGCGGCGCGACAGCACGCGGAAGGCCCGCACGCGATACACCGCGACGTGGTCGCGCCGCGACGCGCCGCGGTTGAAGTAGAGGCCGAACAGCTCCGGCACGCCCTCGACCTCCACCGCGCATTCCTCGCGCACCTCGCGCGCCACCGCGTCGGCCGCGGTCTCGCCCACCTCCACGGCGCCGCCCGGCAGGTGCCAGCCCGGCACGTAGGAGTGGCGCACCAGGAACACCTCCGGCCCGTCGGCGCCGTCGCGCTCCACCACGGCCCGCACCCCCATGGTGAGGGGGCGCACGAAGCGCGCGCTGCCGTGGATCAGCCGGGGCACGAGGCGCTGCACGCCGCCCGGCAGCCGAACGCTCCACCCCATGCCCGATCTCCCGCTTCGCCGGCCATCCGTGTAGCACGCGCCGCGCCTTGACGCGGGGTGGGGGCGCGGGCGACAGGGGGCGGCGGCCCGCGCGGCGTCCGAGCGGAGACCGTTTCTGCATCGCGAGGCGATCCAACGGAAACGGCATGAGCTACCTCCTCGCCCACCTGTCCGACGCCCACATCGGGCCGCTGCCGCGCCCGCGCCCGCGCGACCTCATGGGCAAGCGCATCACCGGCTTCGTGAACTGGCGTCGGCGGGGCCGGCTCCACGACATGCGCGTGCTGGCCGACCTCGTCGCCGACCTGCAGGCGCAGTCGCCCGACCACATCGCCATGACGGGCGACATCCTCAACCTCGGCCTGCCCGACGAGTTT is drawn from Lichenibacterium dinghuense and contains these coding sequences:
- a CDS encoding patatin-like phospholipase family protein, whose product is MDQFPAPDAHNIATAVPSTGSLASGRPGLFGPRAEKGVSLALQGGGSHGAFTWGVLDALIEDGRLGFEAVTGASAGAMNGVVLVDGWLAGGPDGARAALERFWRRASLDGEMRPAQRGFVDGWIGLLAANPFLDFWAKALSPSPYAMPVEVNPLRAALAESVDFDRLRAADTAALFVSATNVWTGKLAVFERADLTIDHVMASACLPTVFKAVEIDGVPHWDGGYLGNPALYPLHRGARTRDILLVQINPVERRETPRTSEAIQDRLSEISFNANLMRELRAIDFVDGLIAEGQLDRATFEPVLVHRIDGTGELDDHAASTRLDARWRKIVELRDHGRSAATDWLAQNYEGVGRRGTLDLKAAYQ
- a CDS encoding GNAT family N-acetyltransferase codes for the protein MTESSLSLSVVVMPEAAADAAAVERLAERAFGPGRFARTAYRLREVAEPDWDLCFVARVSTLLVGANRMTPIRIGEAPALMLGPLTVDPAFRGRGIAAGLVVRSLAAARAAGHGLVMLVGDEPYYRRFGFTRAPAGRLLMPGPVDAARVLWCELAPGASEAASGAVGARRP
- the hisB gene encoding imidazoleglycerol-phosphate dehydratase HisB — its product is MRRATVERKTNETAIRVAVDLDGTGAAKIRTGVGFFDHMLDQIARHALFDLEVEAQGDLHIDDHHTVEDTGIALGQAIRQALGDKRGIVRYADCHLAMDECLTRVALDFSGRPFLVFRTEFHTGKIGTFDTQLVREFFQALAMHADLTLHVETLYGLNDHHMVESCFKGVARAMRQAVSIDERTRDRIPSTKGTLGG
- a CDS encoding host attachment family protein, with amino-acid sequence MATLKVHYGAWVLVGDGKKALFLHNDGDHEILNLRRLDVEQQTNPATRDQGSDAPGRGHSHAGPRGTAMGGTDFHQVEEDRFAAHVAKRINASAHENGFKEIVIVAPPKCLAEIRKDLSAEAQKRVVCEIPKDYTHHPIPEIEKLLAAHAV
- the zapE gene encoding cell division protein ZapE gives rise to the protein MTGVLERYRARVARGELQPDAAQEAVAARLDALVADLAAGGAGRPSLLGRLFGAKPEEAPRGLYVVGDVGRGKTMLMDLFHDAAAVEPKQRVHFHAFMADVHARIHAWRQARKRGEARGDDPIPPVAAAIAAEARLLCFDEFAVTDIADAMILGRLFTALFADRVVVVATSNVEPEDLYRDGLNRTLFLPFIAQLQQKMDTMRLDAARDFRYAKLTEAATWFVPADAEARAALDRAFLSLTGQARGAPERVPLLGREIAVPEAVGDVARFPFAALVEAPLGSVDFLALARRYGTVMVDGIRVMRPAERNVVKRFINLVDTLYDEQVKLVASAEAEPDALYDAPDGREVFEFRRTVSRLVEMRSEQYLALPHGHGKPSGDMGGLADT
- a CDS encoding DHH family phosphoesterase — its product is MATDTGEIFKAALGGFAPGKPVAVLCHNDADGLSAGALFSHALARAGRDSTVRVIGRGESAWSDEVRAEFAGRDVAGFVVGDLGTRAEAVLPGVPTVVVDHHVPRGAAESAGAVTVLSGYREDPVPTTSLMAYRCAAALGPAEDLLWLCAVGLVGDLGDKAPFPELAAAKKLYTATAIRDAVSLINAPRRTATGDYGPALDLLLAADSPKDMLSGRHPGLDALRAAREEVKAATDAAKKIAPRITGDFALIEMDSGCQIHPLIAQQWRMRLKDKVVLAANHGYRPGWVHFAARTALPRNLIALLREVAPPGADENYGGGHEQASGGALRCDDWPVFLRNIGIAQPR
- the hpnA gene encoding hopanoid-associated sugar epimerase, with product MSDPILVTGASGFVGSAVARALLAEGERVRVLLRPTSPRTNVAGLDVEIAEGDIRDRASVARALQGCRHLFHVAADYRLWAPDPEDIVRANLDGTRAVMEAARDAKLERVVYTSSVATLKLRLDGVPVDETAPNDPETTIGAYKKSKVLAERLVESMVAEGLPAVMVLPSTPIGPRDVKPTPTGRIVVEAANGKMPAYIDTGLNLVHVDDVARGHLLAWKKGRIGERYILGGQDVTLGEMLRTIAGLVGRKPPTVELPRGPIFPLAYAAEVVARFTGREPFATVDALRMAKYRMFFSSAKAEAELGYSARPCAEALADAVRWFREAGTIGPKGA
- a CDS encoding TspO/MBR family protein; its protein translation is MGQKDGGLGPAAAGAVALGTVVGASLVGGRSSPTPDHPRTRRWYKDLEKPGFTPPAAVYGVAWTAIQAGLAVGGYRLLRRAPSRQRTIALSLWGVNQAAIAGWSEVFFGHRAPGAGTLAAGAMIGTAAGYVAAAAREDDAAAALGVPLVAWVSFATLLAEEIWRRNDPA
- a CDS encoding NUDIX domain-containing protein, with amino-acid sequence MGWSVRLPGGVQRLVPRLIHGSARFVRPLTMGVRAVVERDGADGPEVFLVRHSYVPGWHLPGGAVEVGETAADAVAREVREECAVEVEGVPELFGLYFNRGASRRDHVAVYRVRAFRVLSRREADWEILEAGFFPRARLPDGTTAATRARLAEMFEAREPTADW
- a CDS encoding BrnA antitoxin family protein; translation: MKGEPLRRDGSEHLTPEQAGELERLASLPEEEIDTRDIPEQRDWSGARRGLFFRPVKQQLTLRLDADLVAWFKARAPEGKGYQTGVNSALRAYVEQHGSD
- a CDS encoding BrnT family toxin, encoding MSFETARLVFADPLAASRPDPHPDGDRWQTIGAIGPATLFVVHTEPRLDRSTGDETGHIISARKATSHERRASEEGRF